The genomic window AAAACCGGGCTTTTAATTTCTCTAAACATTACCAGTATAGATGCCCTTGGGCAGTCCCAACCAGTAGCAGCAGCTTGCTTAAAAATTAAAAACGAAACCAAGGAATAATTTTGCTCAATTTCTTCAAGATTTTCTTTTTTATCTGATAGCCATATTGCCATGTCTTTCTCATCAACACTTTTATCTCTCAAAAAGTCCTTAACTATTTCCATCTTTGATTTGTCTAAGGTTTCTTTTCTTGCGTGGTCGTCATTTGGCAATTGAATAAGAACAAGAGGATTAATCTCTAAACCTAACTCCTTGTATTCTTTCTGCAATTCTAATCTCTTATTAAAAGCCAATCCCAACAATATCAAATCTTGATCTATTTCCTTTTTTGAAAACTTATCTAAATCCTCTTTTGTTTGAGTGATTATCTTTTCTTTGATTAAACCAACATCAATTACATCTTCCCTTAAAACTTCTACCCATCCAGCTCTCTTATTTTGAATATCTGATGCAGTAGGTTCTATTTTAGGCGTAGCTGTTATTTTGATAATTATTCTTGGATTTATCAATTCGATTAAGTCATCTGCGAGTTCTGTATCTGTGTCTCTGTGTGCTTCATCTATAATTAAAATCAATTCCCTGTTATCTTCCTGAGTTCGTTTTACAAATCCATCAAAAATTCCGTAATCTCCATAAGTATATTCTGTTGGATTTCTTAGTTTTCTTCCGTCTTTCGTGGAAGATTTTATTTTTTGCCAATTAATAAAGAAAACATTATTTTTCTCAAGTTTTCCTTTACTTAAATCATTTAAATCAAGCAAATTTACTTCATTTGCCCCTCCATAATAATCAAACAGCTTATTCTTACTTTGGATATACGATTCTTCGCTGAAACTAAACCATAGATAAGATTTATCCACGTTAAATTGAGGATCATTGCTCATATCTTTTAGAAATTGGGCAACCATCACAGTTTTACCGCTTCCTGTAGGAGATTTGAATGTTAAAGGCAGTTTTCGGTTTGTAGTTTTCCACAATTCTAAAAACTGCTTTCTTAATTGCCTAATTGCTTCTTCTTGAAATGTTTTTAAGCTTTTTATTTGTGCCATAATATTACCCTAAACGATTTACTTCTTTATAGACCTCAATGATTGGTTCGGGGATGTCCTCCACCTTGATATTTTTATAGTCTGTGAATTCATTGTTATATTCATTCTTTCCCCAACTGAAAATATAGAGAGTTACATTTTCTTTTAGCTTTCCTAATTTCTTAATCAATTCTTTTAATTTTGATTTATCTTCTTTGAAATAAATTGCGGTGTATTTTGTTCTGTCCTTGAAAATCTGCCACCATTCGTTTTTTTCAACTTCCTCAAAAGTATTCTCTCTTAAGGCGATCATCTCTCCAGCTTGATAAGTAAGTTTAATTTTCTGTTCATCAGAAACATGAGAAATATGGTCAATGTCCAAAAGCTCGGTTTTGAAGTATCTTAAATTGGCAGGAATTTTAGTTATATCTGGCCAAGCTTTATGTCCTTCGATGACTTTTTTAATTCTCGGATAACAAACTTCCACAGCTATATTATTTTCGTTATTTGTGCATAATATGAACTTCCTATTTCCGTTATCCTCTTTATTTAGAATCATTACTGCGTGACCTGTTGTCCCAGAGCCAGCGAAATAGTCTAAGACAATTGCGTTTTTTCTTTGTTTGACTACACATTCAAGACAGTCTCTGACATTGAAAAGAGATTTCGGGAAAGGGAAAGAAGTATTGGTAAGTTCGTTTACTATTTTCGACCCAAATGTACTTGCATCATATCTTGGTCCTGTCCAAACAGTCCTTGGTTTTTGTGTGTCTTTCCTTCTGAAAATATCAATTTCTCCATTTTTCTTATCTCCCACAAAAAGTTTATCTTTTATTTCTTCAATTGTTTGTCTAGCAAATACCCATTTTCGTTCAATTCCTTTGACATCAATAGGCCAAACTTCAGTAATATTGTTTTTTAATTTCACATTTTTGTATTTAGGATGAAAATCTTTAGGGAGGACTTTTCCAAACCCAATTATTTTATTATTTTTAACTAGTATTGGATAAAAACAATTGCGCGCATCTGTCCTTAAAGATTCTCCGCCATGATCCCTTAATTCTTCTTCAAGTATCTCATCTCTTTGTTTACTTCCGATTACCTTTAATCCATTTCTAAAAATAAAGTAGGCATATTCGTGGGTATAAGAAAAATTATTACCCTGAACACCACGCGGATTATGAACTATTGTAATGGAATGGATTTCATAGCCTTTAAAAATTTCTTCTAGTAAAACACCCAAATGATTAACTTCATTTTCATCTATGGTACAAATAAGAACACCATCTTCTTTTAGAAGATTTTTTGCAAGCCATAATCTTTTTGACATCATGCTCAACCATTTACTATGGCGATACAAATCGTTTATATCAACATAATTATTGTTATACTTCCAATCTTTTGCTCCTGTGTTATAAGGTGGGTCAATATAAATGACATCAATTTTCTTTTTGTGAGTATAATTCAAAACAGAAAGAGCATGATAATTATCGCCTTCAATAAGTATGTTTTGAGGTTTTTCTTTATCTGCAATTATCTTTTTTGTTTTAACTTCTTTTAAAATAGGTATTTTATATTGACAATCTAAAACTATCTGTTCAGGTTCTTTTTCTTCTTCCCAAACAATACCATAATGTTTTTTTTCTTTTAGAATTTTATTTTGTCTCTTTAGTTTTTCGACTTCTTCAAGAAGTTCTTTATTTCTCTTTTCTATTTCTTGCATGTTCATACTCTTAATTATATATCGATTATAAAGTTTTCTTTTTTAAATTATATATCAAA from bacterium includes these protein-coding regions:
- a CDS encoding site-specific DNA-methyltransferase, producing the protein MQEIEKRNKELLEEVEKLKRQNKILKEKKHYGIVWEEEKEPEQIVLDCQYKIPILKEVKTKKIIADKEKPQNILIEGDNYHALSVLNYTHKKKIDVIYIDPPYNTGAKDWKYNNNYVDINDLYRHSKWLSMMSKRLWLAKNLLKEDGVLICTIDENEVNHLGVLLEEIFKGYEIHSITIVHNPRGVQGNNFSYTHEYAYFIFRNGLKVIGSKQRDEILEEELRDHGGESLRTDARNCFYPILVKNNKIIGFGKVLPKDFHPKYKNVKLKNNITEVWPIDVKGIERKWVFARQTIEEIKDKLFVGDKKNGEIDIFRRKDTQKPRTVWTGPRYDASTFGSKIVNELTNTSFPFPKSLFNVRDCLECVVKQRKNAIVLDYFAGSGTTGHAVMILNKEDNGNRKFILCTNNENNIAVEVCYPRIKKVIEGHKAWPDITKIPANLRYFKTELLDIDHISHVSDEQKIKLTYQAGEMIALRENTFEEVEKNEWWQIFKDRTKYTAIYFKEDKSKLKELIKKLGKLKENVTLYIFSWGKNEYNNEFTDYKNIKVEDIPEPIIEVYKEVNRLG